The DNA segment GGCGGGCGATCGCGCACGCCGCCCAGACCGGTCACGCGGCCTGAGACGGCGCGGCCTGAAACAGCGCCGCTTGCAACCGAACGGGGCGACCATGGGCCCATGGCTGAAGAACACCACACCGAGCCGCCCCTGAAGGTCCACGGCGACAAGCTGGCCGAGGCCTTCATCCAGGCGCACCTGGTCAACGCGCCCGAACTCCCGCCGCACCCCAGCGCGAAGCTGCCCGGCCGCCACCCCGCCGCCGCCGAGCGGCAGCATGCGCATAATGCGGTGTGACCCCGGTACGCACCGCCTCCACCGCTGACCTGGACACCGCCGAGCGAGCCGCCGTCCGCGGGCTGCTCGACCTGGCGTTCGACGGTGAGTTCGCCGACGAGGACTGGGACCACGCACTCGGCGGCCTGCACTTCATCGCGTACGAGGACGGCCGGCCGGTCGCGCACGCCGCCGTGGTGCAGCGCCGGCTGCTGCTCGGCGACCGGACGCTGCGCTGCGGCTACGTGGAGGCGGTCGCGGTGCATCCCGGGCGCCGGCGGCACGGGCTCGGCGGTCTGGTGACGGCCGCGGCCGAACGGGTGGTGGATCGGGCGTACCACCTCGGTGCTCTCTCCGCCTCGGAGGACGGCCACGCCCTCTACACCACGCGCGGGTGGCGGCTCTGGGACGGTCCGACGGCGGTGCTCGCGCCCTCCGGGGTGACCCTGACCCCGGAGGACGACGGCAGCGTGTTCACCCGCGGGCTCAGCGGCGGCAGCGGGCCGCTCGTGTGCGACTGGCGCGACGGCGACGTGTGGTGACCACCTTCGTGGGTGGCTTCACGCCGGTGTCGTGCGCGTCCTTCTCCCCGTCGAACTCGAACGGGTCGTCGAACGGGGTCATTCGGCGCTCCGGAGCGACTCGCAGCCGGACTCGTCGGGCAGCAGCGGGCGGAACGTCACCGACCACTGCTTGCCGGCCGACTCCCACGGGGTCTGCTGGTTCGCCTTCGCGGCGGCGGCCAGGACGGCGTCCTTCTCCGCGCCCGTGACGGCCAGGCAGTTCACTCCCGCGTCGGAGTTCAGCGCCTCGCCGGGCAGCTGCGGGCCGGGCCAGGTCACCGGCTTGCCACCCAGGTCGTCGCCGGGCTCGGTCCACGGCCGGGCGATCGCGGCGACTTCCTCGGCGGCGTACGGCTGCGAGTCGGCGCCGAGACCGGCCAGCTTGTCGACGAAGGTCTTCAGCTTCTTCCGGGCCGCCTGGTTCGCGGCGGTCAGCGA comes from the Actinoplanes sp. OR16 genome and includes:
- a CDS encoding GNAT family N-acetyltransferase translates to MTPVRTASTADLDTAERAAVRGLLDLAFDGEFADEDWDHALGGLHFIAYEDGRPVAHAAVVQRRLLLGDRTLRCGYVEAVAVHPGRRRHGLGGLVTAAAERVVDRAYHLGALSASEDGHALYTTRGWRLWDGPTAVLAPSGVTLTPEDDGSVFTRGLSGGSGPLVCDWRDGDVW